In Lascolabacillus massiliensis, a single genomic region encodes these proteins:
- a CDS encoding exopolysaccharide transport family protein: MNMYSEVELEFNKLADKPIDILGILMKYLIHWKWFLLSLFICIFLAVAFIYYSLPKYQLETAILFNDDQKGGASEVTTFREMGIVSRRNNADNEVEILKKTLIVESVVRELGLYAFYTELSQLSILRKIGLKDNTLPFLTRKTKSLYGEESPVLIRMADSDLDKLTDVININVKTYHTGNYDLLVEYNKSKYHFSLSPGDSTINLPFGNIEISTTSSIHSMDRMLNIMIYRPADVANMFLGNLDIQLTSKTSSVAKIALICSNPALGREFLINYIDTYNEKGIQDQIELADKTSKLIEDQLAKLSGELSDVESQVQTFKQSQGLTDIASQANLYNSQMASVGQRRMDIESQLSIVTNLNNFVQNINDHEQLIPTSSGISNQTLVNQISSYNNLVLERNRLARIASSSNQSMIDINYQLSSMLNSIKTGLQNEKNNLEIQYRDVASVYNQNRARVSAIPQQERVYSDIMRQQNIKEDLFLFLLQKKEEKYMNMASVAPTSKIIDNIRVTGIVFPRKLMILGIFLVIGIIIPVIIIRVKELLRYQIVSKEELEKITTVPVLGEIPRVIRNAKDSQTDDKVATERTLITENGNDSFNEMVRLLRANLMFVTNGKENKVINVLSSISGDGKTFTSINLSMSLAMIDKKVLLIDLDIRKPKLAKELGLNSKEGMTLYLSGRMSKDELVKPSGLHPNLSVITAGAIPPNPNELLAKPVLDELINDLRSDFDFIFIDTAPLGLVSDGFLLSRLADINLYIARSEYTPKKYLEDAGRHYKEGKLKRLYFILNSINLDAAEYRYGFGKKYGYGY, encoded by the coding sequence AACCAATAGATATTCTTGGCATCCTTATGAAATATCTAATCCACTGGAAATGGTTTCTGCTTTCTTTATTCATATGTATTTTTTTAGCTGTAGCATTTATTTATTACTCTCTGCCTAAATATCAACTTGAAACTGCGATATTGTTCAATGATGATCAAAAAGGAGGAGCTTCTGAAGTAACTACTTTCAGAGAGATGGGGATAGTCTCAAGAAGGAATAATGCTGATAATGAGGTTGAAATACTAAAGAAAACATTGATTGTAGAAAGTGTTGTAAGAGAACTTGGATTATATGCTTTTTATACAGAATTAAGTCAACTGAGTATTCTTCGAAAAATTGGATTAAAAGATAATACACTTCCATTCTTAACCAGAAAAACCAAAAGTTTGTATGGTGAAGAAAGTCCGGTTTTAATAAGAATGGCTGATAGTGACCTGGATAAACTTACAGATGTTATAAATATTAATGTAAAAACTTACCATACAGGTAATTACGATCTTCTGGTTGAGTACAATAAAAGTAAATATCACTTTAGCTTATCTCCTGGTGATAGCACTATCAATTTACCATTTGGAAATATTGAAATATCTACAACATCTTCTATTCATTCAATGGATAGAATGCTAAATATAATGATTTATAGACCTGCAGATGTAGCTAATATGTTTCTTGGAAACCTTGATATACAATTAACGTCGAAAACTTCTTCTGTAGCCAAGATTGCACTTATATGTTCCAATCCTGCTTTAGGAAGAGAGTTTCTGATTAATTACATTGATACATATAATGAAAAAGGAATTCAGGATCAGATTGAGTTAGCAGATAAAACATCAAAACTTATTGAGGATCAGCTAGCCAAATTAAGTGGAGAGTTGAGTGACGTTGAAAGTCAGGTACAAACCTTTAAACAGTCCCAGGGCCTTACAGATATAGCATCCCAGGCGAATCTGTATAACTCACAAATGGCATCAGTAGGACAGAGGAGGATGGATATTGAGTCTCAACTAAGTATAGTTACTAATTTGAATAATTTTGTCCAGAATATTAATGATCATGAGCAACTAATTCCTACAAGTTCTGGTATCAGTAATCAAACTTTAGTTAATCAAATCAGCTCTTACAATAATTTAGTTTTAGAAAGGAATAGACTGGCACGTATTGCATCAAGCAGTAACCAGTCGATGATTGACATAAACTATCAATTATCCTCCATGCTTAACTCTATAAAAACTGGTCTTCAAAACGAGAAAAACAATCTTGAGATTCAATATAGAGATGTTGCTTCAGTATATAATCAAAATAGAGCAAGAGTAAGTGCAATACCTCAACAGGAACGTGTGTATTCTGACATAATGCGTCAACAAAATATAAAAGAGGATCTATTCTTGTTTTTACTCCAGAAAAAAGAAGAGAAATACATGAATATGGCATCTGTAGCACCAACCTCAAAGATTATTGACAATATAAGAGTTACCGGAATAGTTTTTCCACGCAAATTAATGATACTTGGAATATTCTTAGTTATAGGCATAATAATTCCTGTGATCATAATTAGGGTAAAAGAGTTACTGCGTTATCAAATAGTTTCAAAAGAAGAACTAGAGAAGATAACTACTGTACCAGTATTAGGTGAAATACCAAGAGTAATTAGAAATGCTAAAGATTCTCAAACAGATGACAAAGTTGCCACAGAGCGAACATTGATTACTGAAAATGGTAATGATAGTTTTAACGAAATGGTCAGACTTCTCCGTGCAAATCTAATGTTTGTAACAAACGGAAAGGAAAATAAAGTCATAAATGTACTTTCGAGTATAAGCGGCGATGGTAAAACTTTCACTTCTATAAATTTATCAATGAGTCTTGCAATGATTGATAAAAAAGTGTTATTGATTGATTTGGATATCAGAAAACCTAAGCTTGCAAAAGAACTGGGATTAAATAGTAAAGAGGGAATGACTCTTTATCTTTCAGGGAGAATGTCCAAAGATGAGTTAGTCAAACCCTCAGGTTTGCATCCAAACCTTTCAGTAATAACCGCAGGTGCAATTCCTCCTAATCCTAATGAATTGCTGGCAAAACCCGTTTTGGACGAGTTGATCAATGATCTGAGGAGTGATTTCGATTTTATTTTTATTGATACAGCTCCATTGGGACTGGTATCAGATGGATTCTTACTGAGTAGGTTAGCTGATATAAATCTTTATATTGCTAGATCTGAATATACACCAAAAAAATATCTTGAAGATGCAGGAAGACATTATAAAGAGGGAAAATTAAAACGATTATATTTTATTTTAAATTCAATCAATTTAGACGCGGCTGAGTATCGTTACGGATTTGGTAAAAAATATGGTTACGGCTATTAG
- a CDS encoding acyltransferase: protein MIHALSNVLSKNIGPNTEVWQFCVILPEAIVGDNCNICSHVFIENKVIIGNNVTIKNGVQIWDGITIEDNVFIGPNVTFTNELVPRSKVYSLENLKKTIIKKGATIGANSTILPGIVIGEYAFIGAGSVVTKDVEPFSLLYGNPATQRGFITAEGIILDMEKKDANGIEHKLKT from the coding sequence ATGATACACGCTTTATCTAATGTACTAAGCAAGAATATCGGACCAAATACAGAAGTTTGGCAATTCTGTGTCATACTTCCAGAGGCGATTGTAGGAGACAATTGTAATATTTGCTCACATGTATTTATTGAGAACAAAGTTATTATAGGGAATAATGTTACTATTAAAAATGGTGTACAGATATGGGATGGTATTACTATTGAAGATAATGTTTTTATCGGTCCTAACGTGACGTTTACCAATGAGCTGGTTCCTAGATCAAAGGTGTATAGCTTAGAGAATCTGAAAAAAACAATAATAAAAAAAGGTGCAACTATAGGTGCTAATTCTACTATTCTTCCAGGAATAGTTATTGGTGAGTATGCATTTATAGGAGCGGGGAGTGTAGTAACAAAAGATGTTGAGCCATTTTCGCTATTATATGGTAATCCAGCTACTCAGAGAGGCTTTATTACCGCAGAAGGCATTATCCTGGATATGGAAAAAAAAGATGCTAATGGAATTGAACACAAATTAAAAACATAG
- a CDS encoding sugar 3,4-ketoisomerase, translated as MELSQAKIINLPKILDARGNLSVIEEKKQIPFEIERTYWIYDVPGGEVRGGHAYRKNEEFIVALSGSFDVILDDGSDRKVFSLNRSYYGLYVPNGIWRQMVNFSTNSVAMILASTKFDLSDYIYNYSLFKDQVI; from the coding sequence ATGGAATTAAGTCAAGCTAAAATTATTAATCTCCCAAAAATTTTAGATGCAAGGGGAAATCTATCTGTAATTGAAGAGAAAAAACAGATTCCTTTTGAAATAGAACGAACTTATTGGATCTATGATGTACCTGGAGGTGAAGTAAGAGGCGGTCATGCATATCGCAAAAATGAAGAATTTATTGTAGCACTTTCAGGTAGTTTTGATGTGATTCTTGATGATGGAAGTGATAGAAAAGTATTTTCACTCAATCGTTCATATTACGGCCTATATGTACCTAATGGCATCTGGAGGCAAATGGTTAACTTCTCAACAAATTCTGTAGCAATGATACTAGCATCTACAAAGTTTGATCTTTCAGATTACATATATAATTATAGTTTATTCAAAGATCAGGTAATATGA
- a CDS encoding DegT/DnrJ/EryC1/StrS family aminotransferase: MIKFLDIKKITDQHLSEIHSAAARVIDSGWYLLGEEVNSFEKKYAQFTGSEYCIGVANGLDALRIILRAYIEMGVMQEGDEIIVPANTYIASIIAISDNRLVPVLVEPDINTYQIDENRIESAITSKTKGIMIVHLYGQCAYTEKIGRICKQYNLKLIEDNAQAHGCKFKGKKTGSLGNAAGHSFYPGKNLGALGDGGAVTTDDKILADKVRSLANYGSTVKYVFDYQGYNSRLDEIQAAILGVKLNYLDEDTARRREVAHYYLNHIINKDVILPIINDWDAHVFHLFIIRSSRRDELQKHLTENGIQTIIHYPIPPHKQNAYKEWNHYSYPITEKIHEEVLSLPISQIITDDEVKRVVEVINSFN, translated from the coding sequence ATGATTAAATTTCTTGACATTAAAAAAATTACGGATCAACATTTATCTGAAATTCATTCAGCAGCTGCACGTGTGATAGATTCAGGCTGGTATCTTCTTGGCGAAGAGGTAAATAGCTTTGAGAAAAAATATGCTCAATTCACAGGCTCAGAATATTGTATAGGTGTAGCAAATGGGTTAGATGCACTAAGAATTATTCTACGTGCCTACATTGAGATGGGTGTTATGCAGGAGGGAGATGAAATAATTGTGCCTGCCAATACATATATAGCTTCAATAATAGCAATTTCAGATAATAGATTAGTGCCTGTATTAGTGGAGCCCGATATTAATACCTATCAGATTGATGAAAACAGGATTGAATCAGCAATCACTTCTAAAACTAAAGGTATTATGATAGTTCATCTTTATGGACAATGTGCATATACTGAGAAGATTGGCAGAATTTGTAAACAATATAACCTGAAATTAATTGAAGACAACGCACAGGCGCATGGTTGTAAATTTAAGGGTAAAAAAACGGGATCGTTAGGAAATGCTGCAGGACATAGTTTTTATCCAGGAAAAAATTTAGGTGCTTTGGGTGATGGTGGTGCTGTAACGACAGATGATAAAATTCTTGCAGATAAGGTAAGATCTTTGGCTAATTATGGATCTACTGTAAAATATGTTTTCGATTACCAGGGCTATAACAGTCGTCTAGATGAAATTCAAGCAGCTATACTAGGTGTTAAGTTAAATTATCTGGATGAAGACACAGCTAGAAGAAGAGAGGTAGCTCATTATTATCTTAACCATATAATTAATAAAGATGTAATCTTACCAATAATAAATGATTGGGATGCACATGTGTTTCATCTTTTTATTATTCGTTCTTCCAGACGAGATGAATTACAGAAACATTTAACTGAAAATGGAATACAAACAATTATACATTACCCGATTCCACCACATAAACAAAATGCATACAAAGAGTGGAATCACTATTCATATCCAATTACAGAAAAAATACATGAAGAGGTGTTAAGTCTGCCCATTAGTCAGATTATAACTGATGATGAAGTTAAACGGGTGGTTGAAGTGATAAACTCATTTAATTAA
- a CDS encoding sugar 3,4-ketoisomerase, whose product MKSVTIYDCSVIEIDKHHHEKGNLSVIENGKSIPFEVNRVFYLYDIPGGEERGAHAHKECHQFLIAVSGSFDILLDDGETKRIVTLNRPYMGLHIPPGIWAGELGFSSGSVCLVLASHPYDADDYLRDYDDFLEYIR is encoded by the coding sequence ATGAAAAGTGTAACTATATATGATTGTTCCGTGATTGAGATTGATAAACATCATCATGAGAAAGGTAATTTGAGTGTTATAGAGAATGGTAAATCAATACCATTTGAGGTAAACAGAGTTTTTTACCTATATGACATTCCTGGCGGTGAAGAGAGAGGGGCACACGCTCATAAAGAGTGCCATCAGTTTTTAATAGCAGTAAGTGGTTCGTTTGATATTCTCTTAGATGATGGGGAAACAAAACGAATTGTTACTCTAAACCGGCCATATATGGGACTTCATATACCACCGGGTATATGGGCAGGTGAATTAGGCTTTTCTTCCGGATCAGTTTGTTTGGTACTAGCTTCACACCCATATGATGCTGATGATTATTTACGAGATTATGATGATTTTTTAGAATATATAAGATGA